The DNA window GTCAATCCGGATCAGGCAGTGCGCGCAAGGCCGACGCGCTGGCGCAGCTACGCCGCCGCCGTCTGCGTGGGTGCCCTGGTGGGCGCGGTGGGCGTCGTCGTCTTCCAGGGAGATCCAGACGAACCCCTCTCGACGGTCACCACCGTGGCCGCCATCCCGCGCGCAGCAAATTTCTATCACGGGGATGCTTCCGTTCGCTGCCCTGTTGGAGGTGGGACGGCCTTGACGTCGCAGCGAATTGGACGGAATGACCGATTCTTCCGTCACTGCTTGTGAGTGAGTCGCCACAAGGCCCTGGTCTTGGTGCGCGGGTGAGTCACTCACTGTAGGCGCCATCGAGGTGAAGATTTAGGACGGTCGGTGGTGCCACCGATACAGCCGGAGCCGTGGCGACCGTCACCGGCTCGGCGAAACGTGACCGCAACACGGTCCCGGCAGCATGCCACCATGCAGTTGGGTATCCAGCGTGCCGACTTCACCGACCCCGACCTCGGCGCGTTCCTTCAGGCGCATCTCGACGACCTCGCGCCCACAGCCCCCGCGGAGAGCCGGCATGCACTGGATCTCCGTGGGCTGCAGACGCCGGACGTTCGCCTGTGGGTCGCCTCCGCCGGCGGGCGGATCGTGGGGACCGGCGCTCTCGCCCGACTGGAGCCGGGGCACGAGGAACTCAAGAGCATGCGGACGGATCCGGAGCGACGAGGTCAGGGAATCGCCACCCGGA is part of the Micromonospora olivasterospora genome and encodes:
- a CDS encoding GNAT family N-acetyltransferase; this translates as MQLGIQRADFTDPDLGAFLQAHLDDLAPTAPAESRHALDLRGLQTPDVRLWVASAGGRIVGTGALARLEPGHEELKSMRTDPERRGQGIATRILDHLLQDARGRHVRRISLETGSMEFFAPARALYARAGFFPCSPFGSCTEDPNSVFMTKTL